CCGTGGCGAACGTACGTTCGCTGGCCTGGTCGCGATCGCCGGCGCAGGCCGGTGATGGCGTTGGTGCGCGGGTCCGCCCAGCGCAGCTTGACCACGATCTGGGGCAGGCCGGCGTCGTCGTCGCGCGTGCCGTAACCAGCGATATAGCCCTCGGACTGCAAGAGCTCGGCAAGGCGCTCCTTCAACTTGGAGGCCGGCGCCGCCACCTCGGCGTGACGAGCGAGG
This genomic window from Polyangia bacterium contains:
- the rpsH gene encoding 30S ribosomal protein S8, with protein sequence MSMTDPIADFLARIRNAILARHAEVAAPASKLKERLAELLQSEGYIAGYGTRDDDAGLPQIVVKLRWADPRTNAITGLRRRSRPGQRTYVRHGTIPKIRSGLGIAILSTSQGLMTDRAARKAGVGGELLCEVW